A single window of uncultured Pseudodesulfovibrio sp. DNA harbors:
- the rlmN gene encoding 23S rRNA (adenine(2503)-C(2))-methyltransferase RlmN, with the protein MQNLIELTKNDLEAFVAEDLKEPRFRTEQIWQWLWQKRVRNIDAMTNLSKPLREKVATMATIAWPEIAKVATSKDGTIKLLLRMGDGALIETVLIPMNDRYSQCLSTQVGCAMACTFCNTGKLGFERNLTYGEIMGQILVGRQYLEDQGMNPLKNLVFMGMGEPLLNLDTLIKVLTDLPCERGLSLSWRRSMVSTVGFPDKLKILGDLEIALPAISLHAPTQELRAKIMPKAAKVHLNDLMACLKTYPMRQRERITFEYLLLKDVNDSMEHADQLARLVDRRKGKINLIAYNATVGMPYDAPDRAKVEAFEKRLWDHGLTAFIRRSMGSDIEAACGQLKAENM; encoded by the coding sequence ATGCAAAATCTTATTGAATTGACAAAAAATGACCTTGAGGCGTTCGTTGCCGAGGATTTGAAAGAACCTCGTTTCCGCACCGAACAGATCTGGCAATGGCTGTGGCAGAAGCGCGTCCGCAACATTGACGCCATGACCAACCTGTCCAAGCCGCTCCGGGAAAAAGTCGCCACCATGGCAACCATTGCCTGGCCGGAAATCGCCAAAGTCGCCACGAGCAAGGATGGAACCATCAAGTTGCTGTTGCGCATGGGTGACGGTGCGCTCATCGAGACCGTGCTCATCCCCATGAATGACCGTTACTCCCAATGCCTGTCCACTCAGGTGGGCTGTGCCATGGCGTGTACTTTCTGCAACACCGGCAAGCTCGGCTTCGAACGCAACCTGACCTATGGCGAAATCATGGGGCAGATTCTGGTAGGCCGCCAATATCTGGAAGATCAGGGCATGAACCCACTCAAGAACCTCGTGTTCATGGGCATGGGAGAGCCGCTGCTCAACCTTGACACCCTTATCAAGGTATTGACCGACCTGCCGTGTGAACGGGGGCTGTCTCTGTCATGGCGCCGGTCCATGGTTTCCACTGTCGGCTTCCCCGACAAACTCAAAATTTTAGGCGACCTTGAAATTGCCCTGCCTGCCATTTCCCTGCACGCTCCCACGCAGGAATTGCGCGCCAAGATCATGCCCAAGGCCGCCAAAGTACATCTTAATGACCTCATGGCCTGCCTCAAGACGTACCCTATGCGCCAACGCGAACGGATCACTTTTGAGTACCTGCTCTTGAAAGATGTGAATGACTCAATGGAGCACGCGGACCAACTGGCTCGTCTCGTTGATCGCAGAAAGGGCAAGATCAACCTCATCGCGTACAACGCCACCGTGGGTATGCCCTATGACGCACCGGATCGAGCCAAGGTCGAAGCCTTTGAGAAACGGCTATGGGATCACGGATTGACCGCCTTTATCCGTCGCTCCATGGGGTCAGATATCGAAGCGGCATGTGGTCAGCTCAAAGCTGAAAACATGTAA
- a CDS encoding portal protein, with amino-acid sequence MDATERARSLLTRFSGLEEARQPWVSSWQELTEYMLPRKNSFTSIGGSNSFRGQTGDERIFDSTPMHALELLASSLGGLLTNPSLPWFDISVKDRQLGDNADVRTFLQEARERMVAVFNAEDSGFQTHVHELYLDVALLGTAVMYVEADNEMIVRFSTRPLGEVYVAESVRGQVDTVYRKYEISARQAIQEWGVNCSDETKRKAEDKPDEKVEILHAVYPRSDRDPRGLGVMNFPYASVYMETKNNHIVEETGYLEMPYMVPRWAKAAGETYGRGPGQTALSDTRVLNAMACTALMAAEKMSDPPLMVPDDGFLGPVRSGPGGLSYYRAGSSDRIEALPVHVDLGATEEMMNQRRESIRRIFLGDQIAPEGPAVTATEAVIRQSEKMRVLGPVLGRLQTEFLSPLIKRVFRIMLRSGGLPAFPQGLTPDDLDVRYTSPVARAQKQYEAQGLSQTMEYLGPLVGGADAFGIMDNFDTDRMARHVAELFDTPSDYLKPEQDVAAAREGKTKAAGSAQTTATVASMATIAKTLSEAYTDRPNVLTELWGMLAGALGIVGPPPEHMAPDPAQSEDMTQEEAIVLQQTEANEEASHA; translated from the coding sequence ATGGACGCAACAGAACGTGCGCGCTCACTGCTCACCCGGTTCAGCGGACTGGAAGAAGCGCGGCAGCCATGGGTGAGTTCCTGGCAAGAATTGACCGAATACATGTTGCCCCGCAAGAACAGTTTCACCTCCATTGGCGGCTCCAACTCGTTTCGCGGTCAGACCGGTGATGAACGCATCTTCGACTCCACGCCCATGCACGCGCTGGAGCTGCTGGCTTCATCCTTGGGGGGCTTGCTTACCAACCCTTCCCTACCGTGGTTCGATATCTCGGTTAAAGACCGTCAACTTGGTGACAATGCAGACGTACGCACCTTCCTTCAGGAAGCCCGCGAACGAATGGTTGCCGTATTCAACGCCGAAGATTCAGGGTTCCAGACTCATGTCCATGAACTTTATCTGGATGTGGCCCTGCTTGGTACTGCGGTGATGTATGTGGAAGCCGACAATGAAATGATTGTCCGATTTTCCACCAGACCGCTTGGCGAAGTCTATGTGGCCGAATCTGTTCGGGGTCAGGTGGACACCGTATACCGTAAATACGAAATATCCGCCCGTCAGGCCATTCAGGAATGGGGCGTGAACTGCTCGGATGAAACCAAACGCAAGGCCGAGGACAAACCCGACGAGAAAGTGGAAATACTGCACGCGGTCTATCCTCGATCTGACCGTGACCCGCGTGGTCTGGGGGTAATGAACTTCCCCTATGCCAGCGTATACATGGAAACCAAGAACAATCACATTGTGGAAGAAACCGGCTATCTGGAAATGCCGTACATGGTACCACGCTGGGCCAAGGCCGCAGGCGAAACCTATGGTCGTGGACCGGGCCAGACCGCCCTTTCCGATACCCGCGTGCTCAACGCCATGGCCTGTACTGCGCTTATGGCTGCCGAAAAAATGTCAGACCCGCCGCTCATGGTGCCGGACGACGGTTTCCTCGGTCCGGTTCGCTCCGGTCCGGGTGGGTTGTCCTATTATCGGGCAGGATCATCAGACCGCATCGAAGCACTGCCGGTACATGTGGATCTCGGTGCCACCGAAGAGATGATGAACCAACGACGCGAGTCCATCCGGCGTATCTTCCTTGGCGACCAGATCGCCCCGGAAGGCCCGGCTGTCACCGCCACCGAAGCGGTTATCCGTCAATCCGAAAAAATGCGCGTCCTCGGCCCTGTCCTTGGCAGATTACAAACTGAATTCCTCAGCCCGCTTATCAAACGCGTGTTCCGCATCATGCTCCGTAGCGGAGGCCTGCCTGCCTTCCCGCAAGGGCTGACGCCCGACGATCTGGACGTTCGCTACACCTCGCCTGTTGCCCGCGCTCAAAAACAGTACGAGGCACAGGGGTTATCCCAGACCATGGAATACCTCGGCCCGTTGGTGGGAGGCGCAGACGCCTTCGGCATCATGGACAACTTCGACACCGATCGCATGGCTCGACACGTTGCCGAGCTGTTCGACACCCCGTCCGATTACCTGAAACCGGAACAGGATGTAGCTGCCGCTCGCGAAGGCAAAACCAAGGCTGCCGGAAGCGCACAGACCACAGCCACGGTCGCCAGCATGGCCACCATCGCCAAAACCCTGTCCGAAGCATACACAGACCGACCCAATGTTCTCACCGAACTGTGGGGAATGCTCGCCGGAGCGCTCGGTATTGTCGGACCACCGCCAGAACACATGGCTCCCGACCCCGCTCAGTCCGAAGATATGACACAGGAAGAGGCCATAGTCCTGCAACAAACGGAAGCAAACGAGGAAGCGTCCCATGCCTGA
- a CDS encoding RHS repeat-associated core domain-containing protein, with amino-acid sequence MDDREQHSAPQKPTMFTIIHHDESLGFVRFGWRDYDANTSRWTAPDPIGDKGGDSDWYGYCLDDPVNANDSNGLFLNWIIKQGVRQGTKAGIKKTGKEAADKNPKNQFLQDLDKFLNGKGLDEDPMSMDTDSDGVWDYCDPDSDWNKNKK; translated from the coding sequence ATAGATGACAGAGAACAACATTCCGCACCTCAAAAACCCACTATGTTCACAATTATTCACCATGACGAGAGTCTCGGATTCGTCCGCTTCGGCTGGCGCGACTACGATGCAAACACCAGCAGATGGACCGCCCCGGACCCCATCGGCGACAAAGGGGGCGACTCAGATTGGTATGGGTATTGTCTGGATGATCCGGTGAATGCAAATGATTCCAATGGATTATTCTTGAATTGGATTATCAAGCAAGGGGTTAGACAAGGAACCAAAGCCGGAATAAAAAAAACAGGCAAGGAAGCTGCTGATAAAAATCCAAAAAATCAATTTCTTCAAGATTTAGACAAATTTTTGAATGGAAAAGGGCTGGATGAAGACCCGATGTCCATGGACACCGACAGTGATGGAGTCTGGGACTATTGTGATCCCGATTCTGATTGGAACAAAAACAAGAAATAA
- a CDS encoding RHS repeat-associated core domain-containing protein — translation MIPYSYTLRHDQNGRIVEKTETVNGKAVVWKYSYDKDGRLQEAHLDGRLICQCHYDKEGRRMRDYLPATAGSNYRDYTYTMENRLLRAGKDSYTHDEKGFRSIWSHGGTYYLYKYSPDYRLLRMEVEDQNRVFTYRHDDNGQRIAKYCNSQLVEAYAWLDFVRLAGFHDGQHGYEFAYQDETRTPYAMRRNDGTIAYLFYDQVGSLRVVADQEGNVIQEILYDPFGGIIENTNPGLRIPIGYAGGLHDRDLGFARFGWRDYDTNTSRWTAPDPVGDKGGDSDWYGYCLDDPVNGVDPLGLFRFGKRPLGFLPENWHEISMNGSIADKYNFEPKHEHGFYEDGSGNNTGLFKEGLKRKEDIHKYKLEDKHYDDKRMGRVQKSVDPGEYNLIGIGGVKNNCQDYADKMRERYKLLWRGDNMR, via the coding sequence ATGATCCCCTATTCCTATACACTCAGGCACGACCAGAATGGTCGCATTGTGGAAAAAACCGAAACCGTCAACGGCAAGGCTGTTGTCTGGAAATATTCATATGACAAAGACGGGCGATTGCAAGAGGCGCATCTTGACGGACGACTGATCTGTCAGTGCCACTATGACAAGGAAGGTCGCCGCATGCGTGATTACCTTCCGGCCACGGCTGGCTCTAACTATCGGGATTACACCTACACGATGGAGAACCGGCTGCTTCGGGCTGGAAAAGATTCGTACACACATGATGAAAAAGGCTTCCGGTCCATCTGGTCACATGGCGGCACGTATTATCTATACAAATATTCGCCCGACTATCGTCTGCTCAGGATGGAGGTGGAAGATCAGAATCGGGTCTTCACCTACCGTCATGACGACAACGGCCAACGCATTGCCAAGTATTGCAACAGCCAGTTGGTCGAGGCATACGCATGGCTCGATTTCGTCCGCCTTGCCGGCTTTCATGACGGACAACACGGGTACGAATTCGCCTATCAGGACGAAACCCGCACCCCATACGCAATGCGCCGGAATGATGGCACAATCGCCTACCTCTTCTATGACCAAGTCGGAAGTCTTCGAGTCGTTGCCGACCAGGAAGGCAATGTGATACAGGAAATTCTGTACGATCCATTTGGCGGCATCATTGAAAACACCAATCCGGGCCTGCGCATCCCTATCGGCTATGCCGGAGGCCTGCATGACCGCGATCTCGGCTTCGCCCGCTTCGGCTGGCGCGACTACGATACAAACACCAGCAGATGGACCGCCCCGGACCCCGTCGGCGACAAGGGTGGCGATTCAGACTGGTATGGGTATTGTCTGGATGATCCCGTGAACGGGGTAGACCCGTTGGGGTTGTTCCGGTTTGGGAAACGCCCATTGGGATTCTTGCCTGAAAATTGGCACGAGATCAGCATGAACGGATCCATAGCTGACAAATACAACTTTGAGCCCAAGCATGAACATGGATTCTACGAGGACGGCAGCGGCAATAATACTGGCTTATTTAAAGAAGGCCTCAAAAGAAAAGAAGACATTCACAAATACAAACTTGAAGACAAACATTACGACGACAAACGTATGGGGCGTGTTCAAAAGAGTGTTGACCCAGGTGAATACAATCTCATTGGCATCGGTGGAGTAAAAAACAACTGTCAGGATTATGCAGATAAAATGCGTGAACGTTATAAATTACTCTGGCGCGGCGACAACATGCGATAA
- a CDS encoding sensor domain-containing diguanylate cyclase, which translates to MPRQAIKRGRRPELMWGLGLDEMLKQQIEDGVGPGFHIRNFPTDSLPLGKDLSQDEKPSAAWIPWSVWSDFPEYRKEEYRDQDSTQRILIQSSEDKPLEMDQVLAEGFLTVVRTPLTRPKIQDVMFRAKEVTSMYSDIYRMTEEILLERELLARKTDQLMFLNKVLASATESLDASTILANAKDTLSLVLPIKMLHAAFWNHQQESEVADVEIFLNGKMPPESESIWVENIMASANFMGSGPVNGFNILHTDSARRPEYALMPEDGKLVTMPLTAGHETFGCLALLCEPGYRLGKDQVETFRSAVNHIGLALRNALTFKEVKRRADHDGLTRVFNRHSFEERLVYEIKRRRRYNHDLSLLMVDLDHFKQVNDTYGHKAGDMVLQKIGEILTTTFRTTDLAARYGGEEFVVLLPHTTEEAAWKLAERVRSVIADCNFHFDNQDFTVTASIGVASVEGGALTTDDDLIIKADKALYQAKNNGRNMVVVSGQKPINRNRSAMQ; encoded by the coding sequence ATGCCAAGACAAGCCATAAAACGAGGCAGACGACCAGAGCTCATGTGGGGGCTCGGACTTGACGAGATGCTGAAACAGCAGATCGAAGACGGCGTCGGCCCCGGCTTTCACATTCGGAATTTCCCGACCGATTCTCTGCCGTTGGGCAAAGATCTTTCTCAAGATGAAAAGCCTTCTGCGGCCTGGATTCCCTGGTCAGTTTGGAGTGATTTTCCCGAATACCGCAAAGAGGAATACCGTGATCAGGATTCCACACAGCGCATTCTGATCCAGAGTAGCGAAGACAAACCGCTTGAGATGGATCAAGTTCTGGCTGAAGGATTTCTCACCGTAGTACGCACTCCCCTCACCCGGCCCAAGATTCAGGATGTCATGTTCCGCGCCAAGGAAGTGACGTCCATGTATTCTGATATTTACCGGATGACGGAAGAAATTCTTCTTGAACGAGAATTGCTGGCCCGCAAAACAGACCAACTCATGTTTCTGAACAAGGTGCTCGCTTCGGCAACCGAAAGTCTGGATGCCTCCACCATCCTCGCCAACGCCAAGGACACCCTCAGTCTGGTTTTGCCCATCAAGATGCTGCATGCCGCCTTCTGGAATCATCAGCAGGAATCAGAAGTGGCCGACGTTGAAATTTTCCTCAACGGCAAAATGCCACCCGAGTCCGAATCCATCTGGGTGGAAAATATCATGGCCTCCGCCAATTTCATGGGCAGTGGGCCGGTTAACGGATTCAACATCCTGCACACCGATTCCGCCCGACGGCCCGAATATGCCCTGATGCCTGAAGACGGAAAGCTCGTCACCATGCCACTCACTGCCGGTCATGAAACCTTCGGCTGTCTCGCCCTGCTTTGTGAACCGGGGTATCGACTTGGCAAGGATCAGGTGGAAACATTCCGCTCTGCCGTCAACCATATCGGTCTGGCCCTGCGCAATGCCTTGACCTTCAAAGAAGTCAAACGCCGCGCAGATCACGATGGACTAACACGCGTCTTCAATCGCCATTCCTTTGAAGAACGGCTTGTCTATGAAATCAAACGCCGCCGTCGTTACAACCACGATCTTTCCCTGCTCATGGTCGATCTCGATCACTTCAAGCAGGTTAACGACACTTACGGCCACAAGGCCGGAGACATGGTGCTCCAGAAAATCGGAGAAATCCTGACCACAACATTCCGCACCACTGACCTCGCGGCCCGATACGGCGGCGAAGAATTTGTGGTGCTCCTGCCGCATACAACTGAAGAAGCAGCCTGGAAGCTGGCGGAACGAGTTCGTTCAGTTATCGCGGACTGCAATTTCCACTTCGACAATCAGGACTTCACCGTCACCGCGTCCATTGGCGTGGCGTCTGTCGAAGGCGGTGCGTTGACCACGGACGACGATCTTATCATCAAGGCGGACAAGGCGCTCTATCAAGCCAAAAACAATGGCCGAAACATGGTTGTCGTCTCAGGGCAGAAGCCCATCAACCGCAACCGGTCGGCAATGCAGTAG
- a CDS encoding glycosyltransferase family 4 protein — protein MAKKQRIWGTLDPFFEAGPVLGRMVANTTFLRALLDADPFDEYHFFLSGRKKRDAVGKALRRIVPALMEAGRIRLMLRHELAGMLAQTHYHCFHLSDCITSQPFMARMRNRYSEHIFPVTGPIHSLSYCNYGTAFLQHLWPGTTRRDSIVCTSRAGKKVVEQYFDWLRNGFGLTEAEHPAPMLVRIPLAVDASILTPGHRRENGPVRLLVFGRISHHSKMDVVPLIRAVHRLVQDGMDPAGVEIVLAGWADEDDNVRTTLTNLAANAGIALHIHLRPDEKQKLELFRSADIFVSIADNPQETFGITLVEAGAFGLPVVASDYDGYKDIVAHGKTGLLVRTTGSDSTPDVDIEAPLTFDSDYHLRLSQRTAVDIPLLADALKRLIESSDLRQAMGVAGRKRVEEMFSWPTVIKQYVELWDSLWSEPVDADSLRERTHPLAPEFGRIFGHYTSDVLRDETMLNAGRTGEAFYRGRDFPNLYAGLDMAIDMEIVKKLAFFSRKPVDTHTLIRKASEVAPNMDDTQIKNHILWALKQDILEHTDK, from the coding sequence ATGGCGAAAAAACAACGCATATGGGGTACTCTTGATCCCTTTTTTGAGGCCGGACCGGTTTTGGGTCGCATGGTAGCCAATACGACGTTTTTGCGAGCGTTGTTGGATGCCGACCCTTTTGATGAATATCATTTTTTTCTTTCAGGTCGGAAGAAACGAGACGCCGTGGGGAAGGCCTTGCGGAGAATTGTTCCTGCATTGATGGAAGCGGGGCGAATACGGCTCATGCTTCGGCACGAGCTGGCGGGCATGCTGGCCCAGACACACTATCATTGTTTTCATTTGTCCGATTGCATCACGAGTCAGCCATTTATGGCTCGTATGCGCAATCGATATAGCGAGCATATTTTCCCGGTCACCGGCCCCATTCATTCTTTGAGTTATTGTAATTATGGAACTGCCTTTTTGCAGCATCTGTGGCCCGGTACGACTCGACGGGATAGCATTGTCTGTACTTCCAGAGCCGGGAAGAAGGTGGTGGAGCAATATTTTGATTGGTTGCGAAATGGTTTTGGTTTGACAGAAGCTGAACATCCTGCCCCCATGCTTGTTCGTATCCCTCTGGCGGTAGATGCTTCAATTTTGACGCCGGGACACAGACGGGAAAATGGACCGGTCAGGCTGCTGGTCTTTGGTCGTATTTCTCATCATTCGAAGATGGACGTGGTTCCGCTTATTCGTGCAGTTCATCGGCTGGTGCAGGACGGCATGGACCCTGCCGGTGTGGAAATCGTGCTGGCTGGCTGGGCGGATGAAGATGATAATGTCCGTACCACTTTGACCAATCTGGCTGCCAATGCCGGGATTGCTCTCCATATTCATTTGCGCCCTGATGAGAAACAGAAGCTGGAGCTTTTCCGGTCTGCGGATATATTCGTTTCCATCGCTGATAATCCCCAAGAAACATTCGGTATTACTTTGGTGGAGGCTGGAGCGTTTGGTCTGCCAGTCGTGGCTTCTGATTATGACGGATATAAAGACATCGTGGCACATGGGAAGACGGGTTTACTTGTCAGGACCACCGGTTCAGACAGTACCCCGGATGTAGATATTGAAGCTCCGTTGACTTTTGACAGTGACTATCATCTACGTCTTTCCCAGCGAACAGCCGTTGATATCCCCCTATTGGCCGACGCCCTGAAACGACTCATTGAGTCCTCGGATCTGAGACAAGCCATGGGTGTGGCCGGGCGTAAGCGTGTTGAAGAAATGTTTTCATGGCCCACGGTTATTAAGCAATATGTTGAATTGTGGGATTCTTTGTGGAGCGAGCCGGTTGATGCTGACTCACTTCGGGAGAGAACACATCCGTTGGCTCCGGAATTTGGTCGCATATTTGGGCATTATACCAGTGATGTCCTGCGTGATGAAACCATGCTCAATGCTGGGCGCACGGGAGAAGCTTTTTATCGTGGTCGGGATTTTCCTAACCTCTATGCAGGGCTTGATATGGCCATTGATATGGAAATTGTTAAAAAACTCGCCTTTTTCAGTAGGAAGCCGGTTGACACCCACACCTTGATACGCAAGGCTTCTGAAGTCGCGCCGAATATGGATGATACTCAGATTAAAAATCATATCCTTTGGGCGCTCAAACAGGATATCTTGGAACATACAGATAAATAA
- a CDS encoding 4Fe-4S binding protein, producing the protein MKALRAVRMERCIGCHSCSLACSRQVHKFLSWNKAGIRISSSGGLSTGFEARVCLACNPAPCAEACPTGSLSQRRDGGVIQKKKLCIRCGECAKACPVDAIFLDHEVNPYVCIHCGQCVPFCPHDCLEMVELPKQEQEEGGSDD; encoded by the coding sequence ATGAAAGCACTTAGAGCTGTACGAATGGAACGATGTATCGGTTGCCATTCGTGTTCGTTGGCTTGTTCAAGACAGGTCCACAAATTTCTTTCCTGGAACAAGGCGGGTATTCGCATATCGTCGTCAGGCGGTCTGTCCACTGGTTTCGAGGCGCGAGTTTGTCTGGCCTGTAACCCGGCTCCATGCGCCGAAGCGTGTCCGACCGGTTCGCTTTCCCAGCGCAGGGACGGTGGTGTTATTCAGAAAAAGAAGCTGTGTATCCGTTGTGGTGAATGCGCTAAAGCCTGTCCTGTGGACGCTATTTTCCTTGATCATGAAGTAAATCCGTATGTGTGCATCCATTGCGGTCAATGCGTGCCGTTCTGCCCGCATGATTGCCTTGAAATGGTGGAACTGCCCAAGCAGGAGCAGGAAGAAGGAGGGAGCGATGATTAG
- a CDS encoding aldehyde ferredoxin oxidoreductase C-terminal domain-containing protein, whose translation MIRDFFRVMMVNLTTGKTNILERPGRGEYLGGTGLAAKLFEEFGHVDRHWDDPEQPVIFAIGPLTGYFPLMSKTCCAFRSPYHNEYTESYAGGKSALSLRFADLDALVITGKAPRLTALCVGSRRVETRDVEYMRGFDAIATGRVLRKIFPGSGRRSIMRIGPAGENLSAYACINVDTYRHFGRMGGGTAMGVKNLKAICILGDRGFALPEGKQYPKLYKHIYEQLTTTEMMAKYHGLGTAVNVKPLSELKSLPWKNLQQTSSPKADNISGETFADDTLLRNAACAGCPVGCIHVGFVREQFQTNNQYLYRQVGYDFEPIFACGAMIEVTEASDVLRILDVIEKEGLDCMSAGVALAWATEALEKGVISEKETVVKLNWGDAETYMDAVELLGRPPNEFYRLLASGTMKCAKFYGGEDFACVLGQEMAGYATGEVFFVSEALGFRHAHLDSGGYSWDQKHEEQDVTAALDFLVDDARDRIVLNCMVGCLFSRGVYKDELLAEAMESVGYGELHGSVSEIGDRVQRLRWRLRLQMGYRPDKVKIPKRYKEITTWKGPLDTEYLEALRSGYAARILEMGAPLEDKE comes from the coding sequence ATGATTAGAGACTTCTTCCGTGTCATGATGGTCAATTTGACTACAGGTAAGACCAATATCCTTGAGCGTCCCGGACGGGGCGAATATTTGGGGGGTACTGGTCTGGCGGCAAAGCTGTTTGAAGAATTCGGTCACGTGGATCGCCATTGGGACGACCCGGAGCAGCCCGTGATTTTCGCTATTGGGCCGCTGACGGGGTATTTCCCGCTCATGAGTAAGACCTGCTGCGCGTTTCGCTCGCCGTATCATAATGAGTATACCGAAAGTTATGCAGGCGGAAAATCTGCACTGTCTCTAAGGTTTGCCGACCTTGATGCATTGGTTATCACCGGCAAAGCACCGCGACTGACTGCTTTGTGTGTTGGTTCTCGTCGCGTGGAAACTCGCGATGTAGAGTATATGCGTGGATTTGATGCCATTGCCACGGGGCGCGTGCTCAGAAAGATATTCCCAGGTTCAGGGCGTCGATCCATTATGCGTATCGGCCCTGCAGGTGAAAATTTGTCGGCGTACGCTTGTATTAACGTGGACACCTATCGCCATTTCGGACGCATGGGTGGTGGTACGGCCATGGGCGTGAAAAATTTGAAAGCCATCTGTATTCTTGGAGACCGAGGATTCGCATTGCCCGAAGGCAAACAGTATCCCAAGCTGTACAAGCACATTTATGAACAGCTCACCACCACTGAAATGATGGCCAAGTATCACGGCCTTGGTACGGCGGTGAACGTCAAGCCGCTCAGTGAACTGAAAAGTTTGCCGTGGAAGAACCTGCAACAGACTTCCAGCCCAAAAGCCGACAATATCTCTGGCGAAACTTTTGCCGATGATACGCTGTTGAGAAATGCGGCCTGTGCAGGTTGTCCTGTCGGTTGCATCCATGTGGGTTTTGTTCGCGAACAGTTTCAGACGAACAATCAGTATCTCTATCGACAGGTAGGGTATGATTTCGAACCGATTTTCGCCTGTGGGGCGATGATCGAGGTGACAGAGGCCAGTGATGTCCTGCGCATTTTGGATGTCATCGAAAAGGAAGGGCTGGACTGCATGTCCGCAGGCGTGGCTCTGGCCTGGGCCACTGAAGCTCTGGAAAAGGGTGTCATCAGCGAGAAGGAAACGGTTGTAAAATTGAACTGGGGTGACGCCGAGACATATATGGACGCTGTGGAACTGTTGGGTCGGCCACCGAATGAGTTCTATCGTCTGCTTGCATCCGGTACCATGAAGTGCGCCAAGTTTTATGGTGGTGAGGATTTTGCCTGCGTGCTTGGTCAGGAAATGGCCGGATATGCCACAGGCGAAGTTTTCTTCGTGTCCGAGGCCTTGGGGTTCCGTCATGCCCACTTGGACTCTGGAGGCTATTCCTGGGACCAGAAACACGAAGAACAGGATGTTACCGCCGCCCTCGATTTTCTCGTGGACGATGCTCGTGATCGTATCGTGCTCAATTGCATGGTCGGGTGCTTGTTCTCTCGGGGCGTGTATAAAGATGAACTTTTGGCTGAAGCTATGGAATCTGTCGGTTATGGCGAACTTCATGGAAGTGTCTCAGAAATAGGTGATCGAGTGCAACGTTTGCGCTGGCGTCTCAGACTTCAAATGGGCTACCGCCCGGACAAAGTTAAAATTCCTAAACGATATAAAGAGATTACCACATGGAAAGGCCCGCTGGATACGGAGTATCTTGAAGCTTTACGCTCCGGATATGCTGCCAGAATCCTTGAAATGGGTGCTCCTTTGGAAGATAAAGAGTAA